One region of Oryza sativa Japonica Group chromosome 5, ASM3414082v1 genomic DNA includes:
- the LOC4338235 gene encoding probable LRR receptor-like serine/threonine-protein kinase At1g56130 isoform X1, which produces MRRCSCWQLLWLVLVCSWRIAAAQAQAAPRTDPTEAAALNTILGRWGKKASSEWNISGELCSGLASDKTNWDDYPNINPFIKCDCSYNNNSVCHIIKLRVYKLNVVGQLPSELQNFTYMEDLNLAYNYLSGVVPSFIGKFTSMEYLNLAFNPLSGQLPKEIGNLTNLLMLGVSFNNFTGELPEELGNLVKLEQLYIDSSGFSGPFPLTFSKLQRLKILRAQDNDFTGKIPDNFGSMSSLEDMAFQGNSFEGPIPASLSKLTKLTNLRIGDIVNGSSSLAFISNLTSLSNMILRNCRISGNLGLVDFSKFANLTYLDLSFNNFTGQIPQSILNLGSLEFLFLGNNSLTGSLPDPISSSLKTLDFSYNQLSGRFPSWVNQNNLQLNLVANNFVLVGTNSSILPSGLGCLQQDTPCFRGSPEYYSFAVDCGSNSSTSASDNTIFEADPTSLGTAAYYVTSQTRWGVSSVGNFFQGTNGMDRIYSSSKHFQNTVDSKLFETARMSPSSLRYYGLGLENGNYTVLLQFAEFSFTETPTWQSLGRRVFDIYVQGALKEKNFDIRKTAGGKSFTAVNRSYTATVSKNFIEIHLFWAGKGTCCVPTQGHYGPTISALSITPNFTPTVRNGVPKKRSKAGAIVGIVIGASVLGLAALFGIFFLVKKRRTMAQQRKELYDLVGRPDVFSSAELKLATNNFSSQNILGEGGYGPVYKGKLPDGKVVAVKQLSESSHQGKSQFVTEVATISAVQHRNLVKLHGCCIDSKSPLLVYEYLENGSLDQALFRDTGLKLDWTKRFEIILGIARGLTYLHEESSVRIVHRDIKASNVLLDTDLTPKISDFGLAKLYDEKKTHISTAIAGTFGYLAPEYAMRGRLTEKADVFAFGVVALETVAGRSNIDNSLEESKVNLFGWAWSLYEKEQALEIVDPRIKEFSRDEALRVIHVALMCTQGSPHQRPPMSKVVAMLTGDVEVAEVIMKPSYITEWLHREGDSSYFTNYAGSATPEFSGHKESELSFIS; this is translated from the exons ATGCGGCGTTGCAGTTGCTGGCAGCTATTGTGGCTGGTGCTTGTGTGCTCATGGCGGATCGCTGCAGCTCAGGCTCAGGCGGCACCAAGAACCGATCCAACCGAAG CGGCAGCTCTGAACACAATCCTGGGAAGATGGGGCAAGAAAGCATCATCAGAGTGGAACATCAGTGGCGAGCTTTGTAGTGGCCTGGCTTCCGACAAGACCAACTGGGATGACTACCCCAACATCAACCCATTTATCAAGTGTGACTGCTCCTACAATAACAACTCTGTCTGTCACATTATCAAATT GAGGGTATATAAGTTAAATGTTGTTGGTCAATTACCTTCAGAGCTTCAGAATTTCACCTATATGGAGGACCT GAACCTGGCTTATAATTACTTGAGTGGTGTGGTGCCATCCTTCATTGGAAAGTTTACTTCCATGGAATATTT GAACTTGGCTTTCAATCCATTATCCGGGCAACTTCCGAAGGAAATTGGGAATCTCACAAATCTTCTCATGTT GGGAGTTAGCTTTAACAATTTTACGGGTGAACTTCCTGAAGAACTGGGAAATTTGGTGAAACTTGAGCAGTT GTACATTGATAGTTCTGGATTCAGCGGTCCATTCCCTTTGACGTTTTCAAAGCTTCAGAGGCTGAAGATCTT GAGGGCACAAGATAATGATTTCACAGGCAAAATACCTGATAATTTTGGCAGCATGAGTAGTTTGGAAGATAT GGCTTTCCAAGGAAATTCATTTGAAGGACCAATCCCAGCAAGTTTGTCAAAATTAACCAAATTAACAAACTT GCGAATTGGTGATATCGTAAATGGGAGCTCTTCACTGGCTTTTATAAGCAATCTCACCTCTTTGAGCAACAT GATATTAAGGAACTGTAGAATATCTGGTAATCTTGGACTAGTAGATTTCTCGAAGTTTGCAAATCTAACATATCT GGACTTGAGTTTTAACAATTTCACTGGCCAAATTCCTCAATCCATCCTGAATCTGGGAAGTCTTGAATTCCT TTTTCTTGGGAACAACAGCCTTACAGGAAGTTTACCAGATCCAATAAGCTCTTCGTTAAAAACGTT AGATTTTTCCTACAACCAGCTCAGTGGAAGATTTCCTTCTTGGGTCAACCAGAACAATTTGCAATT GAATTTGGTGGCAAACAACTTTGTTCTTGTGGGCACTAACAGCAG TATTCTACCTTCAGGTCTAGGCTGCCTCCAACAAGACACTCCTTGTTTCCGAGGATCTCCAGAAT ATTACTCCTTCGCAGTTGACTGCGGCAGTAATAGTTCTACGAGTGCCTCAGATAATACTATTTTTGAAGCAGATCCCACGAGCCTTGGCACTGCAGCATATTATGTCACCAGTCAGACAAGATGGGGTGTCAGTAGTGTTGGGAACTTCTTCCAGGGCACAAATGGAATGGATAGAATATATAGCTCCTCCAAGCATTTTCAGAATACTGTTGATTCAAAACTGTTTGAGACTGCTAGGATGTCACCTTCATCACTGAGGTACTATGGTCTTGGACTTGAGAACGGAAACTACACAGTTCTGCTTCAATTTGCAGAGTTCTCTTTTACGGAAACACCGACTTGGCAAAGCTTAGGAAGGAGAGTTTTTGACATATATGTTCAG GGTGCACTGAAAGAAAAGAATTTCGATATAAGGAAGACAGCAGGTGGAAAATCTTTTACTGCAGTTAACAGGAGCTACACAGCAACTGTGTCGAAAAACTTCATTGAGATCCATCTCTTTTGGGCTGGCAAAGGCACTTGTTGTGTACCTACTCAAGGTCACTACGGACCGACGATCTCAGCATTAAGCATCACTCCAA ATTTTACTCCCACTGTACGGAATGGGGTACCAAAAAAGAGAAGTAAAGCAGGTGCAATTGTTGGAATAGTGATTGGTGCATCAGTTTTAGGATTGGCAGCCTTATTTGGAATATTTTTCTTAGTAAAGAAGCGAAGAACAATGGCACAACAAAGAAAAG aactGTATGACCTGGTTGGACGGCCTGATGTCTTTAGTAGCGCCGAACTCAAGCTAGCTACAAATAATTTCAGTTCACAAAACATTCTTGGAGAAGGCGGATATGGGCCAGTGTATAAG GGTAAGCTACCTGATGGAAAAGTTGTTGCTGTCAAACAACTTTCAGAATCATCTCATCAAGGGAAAAGCCAGTTTGTGACAGAGGTTGCTACAATTTCTGCTGTGCAACATCGTAATCTTGTGAAATTGCACGGCTGCTGCATTGATAGTAAATCACCCTTGCTGGTTTATGAGTACCTTGAAAATGGAAGCCTAGATCAAGCACTTTTCA GAGACACAGGCTTAAAACTAGACTGGACAAAACGCTTTGAGATAATTTTAGGCATTGCAAGAGGCCTAACTTATCTTCACGAGGAGTCGAGTGTGCGCATTGTGCATAGGGACATCAAAGCCAGCAATGTACTACTCGACACTGATCTCACCCCAAAGATATCGGACTTTGGACTCGCCAAGCTATATGATGAGAAGAAGACTCATATCAGCACAGCGATTGCCGGCACATT TGGCTATCTGGCACCCGAGTATGCAATGAGAGGTCGTTTGACTGAAAAGGCTGATGTTTTTGCATTCGGGGTGGTCGCGCTCGAGACTGTTGCTGGTCGGTCAAACATCGACAACTCCCTTGAGGAAAGCAAGGTTAATCTCTTTGGATGG GCATGGAGCCTGTATGAAAAGGAGCAAGCTCTAGAAATCGTTGACCCAAGAATCAAAGAGTTCAGCAGGGATGAAGCCTTGAGAGTCATCCATGTTGCACTCATGTGCACCCAGGGCTCACCGCACCAGCGACCCCCGATGTCAAAGGTCGTGGCCATGCTCACCGGAGACGTTGAGGTGGCTGAGGTGATCATGAAGCCGAGCTACATCACGGAGTGGCTGCACAGGGAAGGGGACAGCAGCTACTTCACAAACTACGCAGGATCTGCCACCCCCGAGTTCAGTGGGCACAAAGAGAGTGAACTTTCGTTTATCAGTTAG
- the LOC4338235 gene encoding probable LRR receptor-like serine/threonine-protein kinase At1g56140 isoform X2, whose amino-acid sequence MEYLNLAFNPLSGQLPKEIGNLTNLLMLGVSFNNFTGELPEELGNLVKLEQLYIDSSGFSGPFPLTFSKLQRLKILRAQDNDFTGKIPDNFGSMSSLEDMAFQGNSFEGPIPASLSKLTKLTNLRIGDIVNGSSSLAFISNLTSLSNMILRNCRISGNLGLVDFSKFANLTYLDLSFNNFTGQIPQSILNLGSLEFLFLGNNSLTGSLPDPISSSLKTLDFSYNQLSGRFPSWVNQNNLQLNLVANNFVLVGTNSSILPSGLGCLQQDTPCFRGSPEYYSFAVDCGSNSSTSASDNTIFEADPTSLGTAAYYVTSQTRWGVSSVGNFFQGTNGMDRIYSSSKHFQNTVDSKLFETARMSPSSLRYYGLGLENGNYTVLLQFAEFSFTETPTWQSLGRRVFDIYVQGALKEKNFDIRKTAGGKSFTAVNRSYTATVSKNFIEIHLFWAGKGTCCVPTQGHYGPTISALSITPNFTPTVRNGVPKKRSKAGAIVGIVIGASVLGLAALFGIFFLVKKRRTMAQQRKELYDLVGRPDVFSSAELKLATNNFSSQNILGEGGYGPVYKGKLPDGKVVAVKQLSESSHQGKSQFVTEVATISAVQHRNLVKLHGCCIDSKSPLLVYEYLENGSLDQALFRDTGLKLDWTKRFEIILGIARGLTYLHEESSVRIVHRDIKASNVLLDTDLTPKISDFGLAKLYDEKKTHISTAIAGTFGYLAPEYAMRGRLTEKADVFAFGVVALETVAGRSNIDNSLEESKVNLFGWAWSLYEKEQALEIVDPRIKEFSRDEALRVIHVALMCTQGSPHQRPPMSKVVAMLTGDVEVAEVIMKPSYITEWLHREGDSSYFTNYAGSATPEFSGHKESELSFIS is encoded by the exons ATGGAATATTT GAACTTGGCTTTCAATCCATTATCCGGGCAACTTCCGAAGGAAATTGGGAATCTCACAAATCTTCTCATGTT GGGAGTTAGCTTTAACAATTTTACGGGTGAACTTCCTGAAGAACTGGGAAATTTGGTGAAACTTGAGCAGTT GTACATTGATAGTTCTGGATTCAGCGGTCCATTCCCTTTGACGTTTTCAAAGCTTCAGAGGCTGAAGATCTT GAGGGCACAAGATAATGATTTCACAGGCAAAATACCTGATAATTTTGGCAGCATGAGTAGTTTGGAAGATAT GGCTTTCCAAGGAAATTCATTTGAAGGACCAATCCCAGCAAGTTTGTCAAAATTAACCAAATTAACAAACTT GCGAATTGGTGATATCGTAAATGGGAGCTCTTCACTGGCTTTTATAAGCAATCTCACCTCTTTGAGCAACAT GATATTAAGGAACTGTAGAATATCTGGTAATCTTGGACTAGTAGATTTCTCGAAGTTTGCAAATCTAACATATCT GGACTTGAGTTTTAACAATTTCACTGGCCAAATTCCTCAATCCATCCTGAATCTGGGAAGTCTTGAATTCCT TTTTCTTGGGAACAACAGCCTTACAGGAAGTTTACCAGATCCAATAAGCTCTTCGTTAAAAACGTT AGATTTTTCCTACAACCAGCTCAGTGGAAGATTTCCTTCTTGGGTCAACCAGAACAATTTGCAATT GAATTTGGTGGCAAACAACTTTGTTCTTGTGGGCACTAACAGCAG TATTCTACCTTCAGGTCTAGGCTGCCTCCAACAAGACACTCCTTGTTTCCGAGGATCTCCAGAAT ATTACTCCTTCGCAGTTGACTGCGGCAGTAATAGTTCTACGAGTGCCTCAGATAATACTATTTTTGAAGCAGATCCCACGAGCCTTGGCACTGCAGCATATTATGTCACCAGTCAGACAAGATGGGGTGTCAGTAGTGTTGGGAACTTCTTCCAGGGCACAAATGGAATGGATAGAATATATAGCTCCTCCAAGCATTTTCAGAATACTGTTGATTCAAAACTGTTTGAGACTGCTAGGATGTCACCTTCATCACTGAGGTACTATGGTCTTGGACTTGAGAACGGAAACTACACAGTTCTGCTTCAATTTGCAGAGTTCTCTTTTACGGAAACACCGACTTGGCAAAGCTTAGGAAGGAGAGTTTTTGACATATATGTTCAG GGTGCACTGAAAGAAAAGAATTTCGATATAAGGAAGACAGCAGGTGGAAAATCTTTTACTGCAGTTAACAGGAGCTACACAGCAACTGTGTCGAAAAACTTCATTGAGATCCATCTCTTTTGGGCTGGCAAAGGCACTTGTTGTGTACCTACTCAAGGTCACTACGGACCGACGATCTCAGCATTAAGCATCACTCCAA ATTTTACTCCCACTGTACGGAATGGGGTACCAAAAAAGAGAAGTAAAGCAGGTGCAATTGTTGGAATAGTGATTGGTGCATCAGTTTTAGGATTGGCAGCCTTATTTGGAATATTTTTCTTAGTAAAGAAGCGAAGAACAATGGCACAACAAAGAAAAG aactGTATGACCTGGTTGGACGGCCTGATGTCTTTAGTAGCGCCGAACTCAAGCTAGCTACAAATAATTTCAGTTCACAAAACATTCTTGGAGAAGGCGGATATGGGCCAGTGTATAAG GGTAAGCTACCTGATGGAAAAGTTGTTGCTGTCAAACAACTTTCAGAATCATCTCATCAAGGGAAAAGCCAGTTTGTGACAGAGGTTGCTACAATTTCTGCTGTGCAACATCGTAATCTTGTGAAATTGCACGGCTGCTGCATTGATAGTAAATCACCCTTGCTGGTTTATGAGTACCTTGAAAATGGAAGCCTAGATCAAGCACTTTTCA GAGACACAGGCTTAAAACTAGACTGGACAAAACGCTTTGAGATAATTTTAGGCATTGCAAGAGGCCTAACTTATCTTCACGAGGAGTCGAGTGTGCGCATTGTGCATAGGGACATCAAAGCCAGCAATGTACTACTCGACACTGATCTCACCCCAAAGATATCGGACTTTGGACTCGCCAAGCTATATGATGAGAAGAAGACTCATATCAGCACAGCGATTGCCGGCACATT TGGCTATCTGGCACCCGAGTATGCAATGAGAGGTCGTTTGACTGAAAAGGCTGATGTTTTTGCATTCGGGGTGGTCGCGCTCGAGACTGTTGCTGGTCGGTCAAACATCGACAACTCCCTTGAGGAAAGCAAGGTTAATCTCTTTGGATGG GCATGGAGCCTGTATGAAAAGGAGCAAGCTCTAGAAATCGTTGACCCAAGAATCAAAGAGTTCAGCAGGGATGAAGCCTTGAGAGTCATCCATGTTGCACTCATGTGCACCCAGGGCTCACCGCACCAGCGACCCCCGATGTCAAAGGTCGTGGCCATGCTCACCGGAGACGTTGAGGTGGCTGAGGTGATCATGAAGCCGAGCTACATCACGGAGTGGCTGCACAGGGAAGGGGACAGCAGCTACTTCACAAACTACGCAGGATCTGCCACCCCCGAGTTCAGTGGGCACAAAGAGAGTGAACTTTCGTTTATCAGTTAG